The Mastomys coucha isolate ucsf_1 unplaced genomic scaffold, UCSF_Mcou_1 pScaffold11, whole genome shotgun sequence genome includes a window with the following:
- the Hgh1 gene encoding protein HGH1 homolog isoform X1, with protein MRGPVVGSGLSGERGLPEQEAGADSEVAELLPFLVLGARADLQTAAAQHVLALTGAGSGRMLLAGQPALLRALVDLAVAPAPAPSRDASRALVNLAADPGVHWQLLAADPELPARLLRCVLDPQWPWAEEAAAVLANLSREPAPCAALMEKLMAAEPERLGLERLVNALCVPSYNAAAPLHYLGPLLSNLSQQAEVRAFLLDPDRCVVQRLLPLTQYTDSSVRRGGVVGTLRNCCFEHRHHQWLLGAQVDILPFLLLPLAGPEEFSEEEMDQLPVDLQYLSPDKQREPDADIRKMLIEAIMLLTATAPGRKQVRDQGAYLILRELHSWEPEPDVRMACEKLIQVLIGDEPEAGMENLLEVQVPEDVERQLQELDQQEQQELAQELRGKGAPQT; from the exons ATGCGGGGACCGGTAGTAGGTTCGGGGCTCTCCGGTGAGCGGGGGTTGCCGGAGCAGGAGGCTGGCGCGGACTCGGAGGTGGCGGAACTGCTGCCCTTCCTGGTGCTCGGAGCACGAGCAGACCTGCAGACGGCCGCGGCGCAGCACGTGCTGGCGCTGACTGGTGCGGGCTCGGGCCGCATGCTGTTGGCAGGCCAGCCGGCGTTGTTGCGGGCTCTGGTCGACCTTGCGgtggctccagccccagccccttccCGCGATGCCTCCCGCGCACTTGTGAACTTGGCTGCTGATCCCGGTGTGCACTGGCAGCTGCTGGCGGCGGACCCGGAGCTGCCTGCCCGCCTGCTGCGCTGTGTGTTGGACCCTCAGTGGCCCTGGGCTGAAGAGGCGGCTGCAGTGTTGGCCAACCTGAGTCGCGAGCCGGCTCCGTGTGCTGCCTTAATGGAGAAGCTGATGGCCGCTGAGCCGGAGCGGCTGGGTCTGGAGCGGCTTGTCAACGCGCTGTGCGTGCCTAGCTACAACGCGGCGGCACCCCTGCATTACCTGGGACCGCTGCTCTCCAACCTTAGCCAGCAGGCGGAGGTGCGTGCTTTTCTCCTGGACCCGGACAG GTGCGTGGTCCAACGGCTGCTGCCTCTTACCCAGTACACAGACTCTTCCGTGCGCAGGGGTGGGGTAGTGGGAACACTTCGGAATTGCTGTTTCGAACATC GACACCATCAGTGGTTACTTGGTGCCCAAGTTGACATTCTCCCCTTCTTGCTACTGCCCTTGGCTGGGCCTGAAGAGTTTTCGGAGGAAGAAATGGACC AGCTGCCTGTGGACCTGCAGTACTTGTCACCAGACAAGCAACGGGAGCCGGATGCTGACATCCGAAAGATGCTCATTGAAGCCATCATGCTG CTGACAGCCACTGCGCCTGGTCGGAAGCAGGTACGGGACCAGGGTGCTTACTTGATCCTTCGAGAGCTACACAGCTGGGAACCAGAGCCTGATGTGCGAATGGCTTGCGAGAAGCTTATCCAG GTGCTCATTGGTGATGAGCCAGAGGCTGGCATGGAAAACCTGCTGGAGGTGCAGGTACCTGAAGATGTGGAACGACAGCTACAGGAGCTAGACCAGCAAGAGCAGCAGGAGCTTGCTCAAGAGCTAAGAGGCAAGGGTGCCCCACAGACCTGA
- the Hgh1 gene encoding protein HGH1 homolog isoform X2, with protein MRGPVVGSGLSGERGLPEQEAGADSEVAELLPFLVLGARADLQTAAAQHVLALTGAGSGRMLLAGQPALLRALVDLAVAPAPAPSRDASRALVNLAADPGVHWQLLAADPELPARLLRCVLDPQWPWAEEAAAVLANLSREPAPCAALMEKLMAAEPERLGLERLVNALCVPSYNAAAPLHYLGPLLSNLSQQAEVRAFLLDPDRCVVQRLLPLTQYTDSSVRRGGVVGTLRNCCFEHRHHQWLLGAQVDILPFLLLPLAGPEEFSEEEMDQLPVDLQYLSPDKQREPDADIRKMLIGDEPEAGMENLLEVQVPEDVERQLQELDQQEQQELAQELRGKGAPQT; from the exons ATGCGGGGACCGGTAGTAGGTTCGGGGCTCTCCGGTGAGCGGGGGTTGCCGGAGCAGGAGGCTGGCGCGGACTCGGAGGTGGCGGAACTGCTGCCCTTCCTGGTGCTCGGAGCACGAGCAGACCTGCAGACGGCCGCGGCGCAGCACGTGCTGGCGCTGACTGGTGCGGGCTCGGGCCGCATGCTGTTGGCAGGCCAGCCGGCGTTGTTGCGGGCTCTGGTCGACCTTGCGgtggctccagccccagccccttccCGCGATGCCTCCCGCGCACTTGTGAACTTGGCTGCTGATCCCGGTGTGCACTGGCAGCTGCTGGCGGCGGACCCGGAGCTGCCTGCCCGCCTGCTGCGCTGTGTGTTGGACCCTCAGTGGCCCTGGGCTGAAGAGGCGGCTGCAGTGTTGGCCAACCTGAGTCGCGAGCCGGCTCCGTGTGCTGCCTTAATGGAGAAGCTGATGGCCGCTGAGCCGGAGCGGCTGGGTCTGGAGCGGCTTGTCAACGCGCTGTGCGTGCCTAGCTACAACGCGGCGGCACCCCTGCATTACCTGGGACCGCTGCTCTCCAACCTTAGCCAGCAGGCGGAGGTGCGTGCTTTTCTCCTGGACCCGGACAG GTGCGTGGTCCAACGGCTGCTGCCTCTTACCCAGTACACAGACTCTTCCGTGCGCAGGGGTGGGGTAGTGGGAACACTTCGGAATTGCTGTTTCGAACATC GACACCATCAGTGGTTACTTGGTGCCCAAGTTGACATTCTCCCCTTCTTGCTACTGCCCTTGGCTGGGCCTGAAGAGTTTTCGGAGGAAGAAATGGACC AGCTGCCTGTGGACCTGCAGTACTTGTCACCAGACAAGCAACGGGAGCCGGATGCTGACATCCGAAAGA TGCTCATTGGTGATGAGCCAGAGGCTGGCATGGAAAACCTGCTGGAGGTGCAGGTACCTGAAGATGTGGAACGACAGCTACAGGAGCTAGACCAGCAAGAGCAGCAGGAGCTTGCTCAAGAGCTAAGAGGCAAGGGTGCCCCACAGACCTGA